A DNA window from Elusimicrobiota bacterium contains the following coding sequences:
- a CDS encoding DUF2721 domain-containing protein, with protein MEMTLNIPALLFPAVSLLMLAYTNKFLGLAAVIRRLHADYRAHPTPIHLAQINHLRHRIQLVRAMQFFGIASLLLCTLCMFFLFKGMQVAGQFVFALALILMIVSLVFSLVEIFISVGTLDMLLKDIEEENRGK; from the coding sequence ATGGAAATGACGCTCAACATTCCGGCATTGTTGTTCCCGGCCGTTTCGCTGTTGATGCTGGCCTACACCAACAAATTCCTGGGCTTGGCGGCGGTTATTCGTCGTTTGCACGCCGATTATCGCGCCCACCCGACCCCCATTCACCTGGCCCAGATCAACCATTTGCGCCATCGGATTCAACTCGTTCGCGCCATGCAATTCTTTGGCATCGCCAGCCTTCTTTTGTGCACGCTCTGCATGTTTTTTCTCTTCAAGGGCATGCAAGTCGCCGGCCAGTTTGTTTTCGCCCTGGCCCTGATTTTAATGATTGTTTCTCTGGTGTTTTCCCTTGTCGAGATATTCATATCGGTCGGGACTTTGGACATGCTGCTGAAGGATATCGAGGAAGAAAACAGAGGCAAATAG